In the genome of Triticum urartu cultivar G1812 chromosome 5, Tu2.1, whole genome shotgun sequence, one region contains:
- the LOC125506130 gene encoding BTB/POZ and MATH domain-containing protein 3-like — translation MAEQCKISAAMVSEQRSYARSYVLKVDGYSRAKAFLETGKCLTSDPFSVGGHVWTVECYPNGDNRIHAHYISLFLRLESADAGDVKGKFTLSLLDKNGEPVPSYSRASPVLTFSKKDSCLGYPDFFQKADLERSAHLRDDCITIRCDVTVIHGEETRIPPSDLHQHLGDLLENKDAADLIFQVGAQSFSAHRCVLAARSSVFKAELLGTMKESSAANPIEIYDVEADVFKSLLHFIYTDSVPPVLDVAMASHLLVAADRYNIGRLKLICEEKLCTHIDSNMVATSLALAEQHGFHRLKEACLQFLASPSNFKAMMASDGFEHLTSSCPHVLKELVARILPAEWGVAKDVVMTMWK, via the coding sequence ATGGCAGAGCAATGCAAGATTTCTGCTGCCATGGTATCTGAGCAAAGGTCATATGCGCGGTCATACGTGCTCAAGGTAGATGGATACTCCAGAGCCAAGGCGTTTCTCGAGACCGGCAAGTGCCTTACCTCTGATCCTTTCAGTGTTGGAGGGCACGTCTGGACCGTGGAATGTTACCCAAACGGTGACAATAGGATTCATGCCCATTACATATCCCTTTTCCTACGTCTTGAATCTGCTGATGCTGGAGATGTGAAGGGGAAATTCACGCTCAGTCTACTTGACAAGAATGGAGAACCGGTGCCTTCATACAGCCGTGCCTCCCCTGTACTAACCTTCTCAAAGAAAGATTCATGCTTGGGCTATCCTGACTTCTTCCAGAAGGCTGATCTGGAGCGATCGGCACATCTAAGAGACGACTGTATCACCATCAGGTGCGATGTCACCGTCATCCATGGGGAAGAAACAAGGATTCCTCCAAGCGACCTGCACCAGCACCTTGGTGACCTCCTCGAGAATAAGGACGCAGCAGACCTAATCTTTCAAGTCGGTGCACAGAGTTTCTCAGCCCACAGGTGTGTCCTCGCTGCTCGCTCATCCGTCTTCAAGGCGGAGCTCCTTGGCACTATGAAGGAGAGTTCTGCAGCTAATCCTATTGAAATCTATGACGTGGAAGCTGATGTTTTCAAGTCCTTGCTTCACTTCATATACACTGACTCCGTTCCTCCAGTGCTTGATGTGGCGATGGCCAGCCATCTACTCGTGGCGGCTGACAGGTACAACATCGGCAGGCTGAAGCTGATATGTGAGGAGAAATTGTGCACTCACATCGATTCCAACATGGTGGCCACCAGTTTGGCTTTAGCAGAGCAGCATGGTTTCCATCGTCTCAAAGAGGCTTGTTTGCAATTCCTTGCTTCTCCTTCCAATTTCAAAGCTATGATGGCAAGCGACGGTTTTGAGCATCTGACATCCAGCTGCCCACATGTTCTCAAGGAGCTTGTAGCTAGAATCCTTCCGGCTGAATGGGGGGTGGCAAAGGACGTTGTCATGACAATGTGGAAGTAG